A region from the Equus asinus isolate D_3611 breed Donkey chromosome 3, EquAss-T2T_v2, whole genome shotgun sequence genome encodes:
- the LOC123276712 gene encoding LOW QUALITY PROTEIN: olfactory receptor 2AE1-like (The sequence of the model RefSeq protein was modified relative to this genomic sequence to represent the inferred CDS: substituted 1 base at 1 genomic stop codon), whose amino-acid sequence MWQRNQTSLGDFIFERLFDDSLTHLFLFSLTMVLFLIAVSGNALTILLICADPRLHTPMYFLLSHPSLVDLMLVSTTIPKMATNYLSGKKSISFVGCATQHFLYLSVGGAECLILALMSYDRYVAICHPLHYSALMKRKVGLMMAVMSWLGASINSLIYTVMLMQLPFCGPXKIHQFYCEFPAVVKLVCGDVAIFETTVFISSILLLLLPILLVSTSYAFILHSIIQMRAAGSKRNAFATCSSHLTVVSLWFGACMFSYMRPRSQCTPLQDKVGSVFYSIITPTMNPLIYTLRNKDVAKALRRVLGRDVITQRQQLELP is encoded by the coding sequence ATGTGGCAGAGGAATCAGACCTCTCTGGGAGACTTCATCTTTGAAAGGCTCTTTGATGACTCCCTcacccatctttttcttttctccttgaccATGGTGCTCTTCCTTATTGCAGTGAGTGGCAACGCCCTCACCATTCTCCTCATCTGTGCCGATCCCCGGCTTCATacacccatgtacttcctgctcagCCATCCCTCCCTCGTGGATCTGATGCTTGTCTCCACAACCATCCCCAAGATGGCTACCAACTACCTATCTGGCAAGAAGTCCATCTCCTTTGTGGGCTGTGCCACCCAGCACTTCCTCTATTTGTCTGTGGGTGGTGCTGAATGTCTTATCCTAGCTCtcatgtcctatgaccgctacgtTGCCATCTGTCATCCACTGCATTACTCTGCTCTCATGAAGAGAAAGGTGGGACTCATGATGGCTGTCATGTCATGGTTGGGGGCATCCATAAATTCCCTAATTTATACGGTGATGTTGATGCAATTGCCTTTCTGTGGGCCTTGAAAAATCCACCAATTCTACTGTGAATTTCCAGCTGTTGTGAAGCTGGTATGTGGAGATGTTGCTATTTTTGAGACCACAGTGTTCATCAGCAGCATCctacttctcctcctccccatcttgcTGGTTTCTACATCCTATGCCTTCATCCTCCACAGCATCATTCAGATGCGTGCAGCTGGGAGTAAGAGAAATGCCTTTGCCACTTGTAGCTCTCACCTCACTGTGGTTTCCCTCTGGTTTGGTGCCTGCATGTTCTCATATATGAGGCCCAGGTCCCAGTGCACTCCATTGCAAGACAAAGTTGGTTCTGTTTTCTACAGCATCATTACTCCCACAATGAATCCTTTGATTTATACTCTCCGGAATAAGGATGTAGCTAAGGCTCTGAGGAGAGTGCTTGGGAGAGATGTTATCACTCAAAGACAGCAATTGGAGTTGCCCTGA